GATTGTCGTGATCGTACGGAAGTACGGGATCGGTGCGTCGTTCGGGGGCAAAGATCGAGAGTTGACCAACGATGCGGCAAAGCTCGGTGTAGGCCGCGATAGGATGCACCCCTTGCGCGAAGCCGAGAATTGCCAGTGCGTTGTAGGCCGCGTTGATTTCCGACAGCATCAGCAGACGATCGAGATCGCCCGGATGGCGGCTTTCGAGGCCGACACCGCGGCTGGTGATCTGGCCTGCTAGCACTTCGATTTTTTGGCCGATGACGTCGTAGATCGAGCGGACAATATCGCGTGCTAAATACTGCCAGGCATCGATCGCCACGACAGGCGGAATATAGCTGTCGTCGAGCTGGGGTCGCGCGTTGCTGGCGCTCGCACGCTTCACTTGCGCAATTGGCAAGCATTCGTAGCCGGTGCGATCTTGTGTCGAGAGCAGCAGTTTGACGTTGAGATTGCGCAGCTCGATTTCTTGCTCGTTGCCACCCATCGCTTCGTCTTGCGAGAGCATGCGCTGCGAGATGTAGCGTGGTGGTGGTTCGGTGTCGGTGGTGTTGGCGACATTCGCGCGTCCCATTTTCAGTTTGGGAACGGCGAGATAGACCCGCACGACAGGCCGAGCATCGAAAGCTTCTTCGAGGCTCGCGAGCGCTTGATTCATCGCTAGCACATCATCGCGCAGATTGAGGCGATCAGGTTCCTCGCCAAACTCTAGCGACACCAGTGTGCCATCTTGCATGCGGGCTTTGAGCACACGCACTTCGAATTGATTGTTGGCGAGTGCTTCGCGACTGATATCGAGAGCGACAAGACCATAGTTGTAAGGATGATCCCACTGCTCGCCGGTGGCAGCATGTTCCGAGGCAGCGCGATCGGCTGCTTGGAAGTGGTGGGGCCTTAGGAAGAGACCTTCGTACCAATGGACCGGTAGATTCCGCATGGAGACCTCAGGCTGGGGAGTAAAGGCACGCCCAAGTTATCAGAAACAGAAAAAAGTGGTAGTTCGTTCGATAAAAGGTGTCGTTACAGCCGATACATCCGGAAAGGTTTGCCTAAACTGCACGACCGGTATTGCTAGCGACGATCGAGCTGGCTGATAGCGGCGGTGGAAAGGCAACATGTTCTTCCAGATTAAAAGCTTCGGAACCTGCTGTGGCTGCACCCATGCCAAAAGCGAGGACGGGAAGTTTGCGAGCGATCGCAAGCTTCGCGTTGCTGCTAGCGACAAGTTCGCTGGCGGCACAGGATCCGTATGCGCCGGTGGGTGTGCCAGCGGCATATCCTTCATCGGTCCCGGCACCAACGTTTGGCCTGCCGAATCTGCCAGCAGGTCAAATGCCAGCCCGCGTGCAGCCAGCACCGTATTCGCCGCCCCATGCTGGTAATTGGGTCGCGCCGCCAACTTACGCGAATCTTCCGCCTCAGCAACCACCTGGGGTGCCACAAAGCGGAACCAGCTTCGTGCCGCCGCTCCCGGCAGCACAGCCTCCAGTGCCCCCCGGCTATGTTCCCCCACAGCCCCCTCGTAGCACGGTGGTCCAGGCCCCTTACTTCGGCCAGCAAGCCGCTCAGCCCGTTCTTTCAAGCACGTCGCAACCTGCTGTGCAGCAAACAGTGACCGCACAAGCGGCCCCTTCACAGCCTCCAGCATCTGGCTGGAAGTCGTGGGTTCCAAAACTCCCTTGGAACCCCTGGAACGACGTTGCTCCGAGCGATACACCGGTGGTGGCCCCACCATCAGCTTCCGACCCCCGCAGCAGTGCGGCGACAGCAATGCCGGTCCCTGGTCGTCCTGGAACCACCCTGGTTCGCATCCCCGATCCGGTCATTTCCCCCACCGGCGAAATCGTCATGCCGTCGAGTGTCGGCAGCAACTTCGGTGTGCAGCAAGCTGCTTACAGCGAAGATGTTACGTCAGCCGTCGGCACTGGCCCAGTGCGTAATGCCATCGAATGGGGAACTGTTCACCCCGCCGGATCGGTCCAGCAGGCGTCGGCCCTCCAGCCAGCCATGATGGGTGAGCCTCTCCCCACACCAGCTGGTATGCCCATGCCAGGGGGTGATTTCATGATGAACAACAGCTTCGGACAGGGGTACACCACCACCTATCAATCCCAACCCGGAGCACCAGATTCTGCTAGCCCCATATTCGGCGATCTCTTGGGCGAGCAAGGCTTTACGGAAACCGCGAGCGATGCCTGGCTCGGAGATTGGTCGGACGGATACTACGGCGATCCGGTGCGTGAAGCGGGCATTGGACGCGAGCGCGTGCAGGCGGCTCCCTTCGAAATCGATATCGCTCAGCCGCAAGCCAGTTTTACGTTCCGCACCCAAGCTGGTTGGAACGTCGGGTTCCCCGACCGGTCGGAATACTTTTTCGCTAAACCGGGGCGCGGACCAGCGGCCGACACCGGTGCCGATTTCCAAGACTTCCGTTTTCAGCTCGAGGTGGGTGGTGGGTCGGCTTCGGTGATTACCGATATTCCGATCCGTGTCCTCGATCCGGAAATCAACCCCAACACAACCGGTATCGGCGACATGTCGACCACCGCCAAGGTGGTATTGATGCAGGGGGGAGACTGGATGATGACCCAGGTGACCAAAACCACGTTCAACAGTGGTAATGCTCGCAAGGGTTTAGGCACGGGGCACGTCTCGATCGAGCCCGGTATGCTGTTCCGCTATAACTCGAGCGACATCACCTACTGGCATGGCGAACTGAAGGTCAATTTCCCTATCGCGGGTGACCCAGCCCACAGCGGACAAGTTCTGAAGTGGGGCATTGGTGTCAGCCATGTGATCTACGAAACCGATGCCTTTGCCATCATTCCGACGTTTGAGTACACCAACATGTGGTTCCTCGATGGTGGGCAAACGGTGATCGATCCGCCGCTTCCTAACACCATCATCGATGTCGATGGCGACGGTCTCTCGTACTTCACCGAAGGGGCCCGCCTCATTTTCGATACCGGTGGAGATCTCGGTTTGATGGAGGTCGGCATCTGTGCTCAGCAGCAGATCGGTTCGCTGGGCTATCTCGATGCGATGCTGAAGTTCGACCTGCGATTCATCTACTAGTCTCCAGCTAACGAACAGCAACTTGACGCATGGCATTTGATTGCTCAAATCACCACGCGATTTGGTCTGGTTTTGCCACTAATGGGGTGGCTGTTCGTGGCCCTTAAGGACCGCTTTCCGGGGCTGCGAAATCGGTGGGATCGATGCTGTGGCAGCGATCGTGCCAATTGAGCGAATTTTTCGTGATCGCTGCTTGTTTTTGCAACCTGCGAGGTTTAGAAACTAGCGCAGATACGGTCTTTTGCGGCAAATCCCCCTTCCACGTCAACGATGACAGCTTCGCTTGGAAGCTGCTCCCGGAGGCGTACTTGATCGACATTCTTGGGTGGCATGCAAACATCTGGGGACGCGCCGCAGCAAGGGATTGCGTAGGTTTCATAAGGTTTTTTGAGCAGTAAGTGCTGCGACGACTAGGGAAGCTAAGTTGCCCCTGCAAAGGCATCTCGCGAGCGACTCGGTTTCTATTTTTTCCAGAAACTTGGTGCACGATTCCCAATAGAACGCGGTGCTCGACGAACCCTGTGTGAACAATTTCTGGACTTCGAAAAAAACCATTTGCTGCGCTCTTGCGTGCCTTACGCATAACGTAGAGTTGGTGCCAACGAAGTCTGGGACGACGAGGAATTGCCAGCGACGGATTGCAACTGTGGAGACAGTAAATTCTTGGAAGGGCTAGTGCCACACCCGACATGATTAGCAACCTAGATATCGATAAACTCCTCGCGCCAATCTCCGAAGATTCGCCGTGTGGAGAGAACCTTGAGTACGACGCCGACTATGCCGAAATGGCAAAGGCAGCCGAAGGAAAAGGGGACCAGCAGTTCGGAAAAACGGTGATTGCCGCCGAAGAACCTGACTGGAAAACCGTTCGTTCCCTCGCCGTTTCGCTCCTCGGTCGATCAAAAGATCTCCGAATTGCCGACTTCCTGACGCGAGCCTCGATTCGTCTCGATGGCCTCCCAGGACTTCACGGCGGACTCTCCGTTATTCACGGTCTCTGCGAGCGATTCTGGCCGACCGTTCACCCGCAACTCGATCCCGACGACGACAACGATCCCACGATCCGCGTCAACACGATCGCCACGCTGTGCGATCCCCTCACCACCCTCAAAGCTGTCCGCGAAATGCCGTTTGTGAAGAGCAAACTGGGCATGTTCAGCTACCGCGACCTGCTGGTGGCTCGTGGCGAAATGCCCCCGCCAGCGTCGGGCAACAAAACAGAAATGTCGTCGCTCGATGCCGCTTTTGCCGAGTGCGACCCGAATCTTTTGCTATCGCTGGCCGAGAGTGCCAAAGAGTGTTTGCGGCTGTCGATGGGCATCGAAGCTGTCGTGACCGATCAGGTGGGGACGTCGAACGCTCCCAACCTCGAAGACCTCACCGACATGCTGCGGGGCATCAACAAGCACCTGCAAGATCGTGTCCAGCAGCGCGGGCTCAATAAGCAACCCGAGCCAGAACCGGTGGAAGAGGATGCCCCGGCGGAGTCGTCCAGCGGATCAACGGCTACAGCTTCAACATCGGCCTCTCAACCTATGCGAATCACTGGCGAAATCAGCAGCCGCGAAGATGTCATTCGAACGATCGACAAGATCTGCGAATACTACCGCCGCTACGAACCATCGAGCCCTGTCCCGTTGTTTCTGAATCGTGCCAAGCGTTTGGCGTCGAAGAGCTTTCTCGACATCTTGCGAGATCTCACTCCCGATGCCTTGTCGCAAGCTCTTTCGCTCGGAGGTATCTCCGATGCGAGCGAGTTGCAGGCCGATGACGACGATATGTAACGCGACAAAAACAGCGTTGCCGACGTGACAGTTCAGAGAGATGGATCGGACTGATAGAGCCTGCTGAATAGCGTAGAGATCCCATAATCCTGTCAATGCGAATTACAGGAGCTTGTCGCACAGCTCATGCGAGCGTTATCGCTTGTCTAGCCTGCGAGAGCCCTTGTAGCTTGCAAAGTTGATAGAGGCCTCAGGTTTTCGCGTGGTTTCCTCGTCGGACGACCCCGGAACTGAGGACTTTAGCGGAATAAAACAACTGATCGTCGGCTGCGGTAACTCGAGCACGATCCAAAACATCCATTCTCACGGTCGTGTTGCTAGCGAGCCTAAATACTGGCATAGTTTCGCGCCGATGAGGAGCAGCAAGTCATCCCCCAAGTAAAGGAGCCTTACCTTGGCCAAAACCAGCAGCCAGAAGTTCATTGCACGAAACCGTGCCCCTCGCGTGCAGATCGAATACGATGTGGAAGTTTACGGAGCTGAGAAAAAAGTTCAGCTTCCGTTTGTGATGGGCGTGATGGCCGACTTGTCGGGTAAGCCTGCTGAACCTCTGGCCGCAGTGGCTGATCGCAAGTTCCTCGAGATCGACGTCGACAACTTCGACGAACGCCTCAAGAGCATGAAGCCCCGCGTGGCATTCAACGTCCCCAACACCCTCACCGGTGAAGGCAATGTGGCCGTTGATATCACCTTCGAGAGCATGGACGACTTCTCACCCGCTGCGGTGGCACGCAAGGTGGAAGCGCTCAACAAGCTGCTCGAAACCCGCACGCAGCTGGCCAACCTGCTGACGTACATGGACGGCAAGAGTGGCGCCGAAGACCTCATCGGCAAGGTCCTCAAAGATCCTTCGCTGTTGCAAGCTCTGGCCTCGGCTCCCAAGCCGGAAGCCCCCGCTGCTGAATAATTCCCTGCAAGGCGTTGGTGGCTCGCGTCGAGCCCCCGCTGTTGCTCCACAATTCAAAGCCTTCCACTTCCGGTCGGAGTATTCAAGATGTCGATGGATCCCAGTTTGCAGTCAGCCCAGCAAGGTGCCGAAACCACCTTCGCTTCGAGCGATTTTTCGTCGCTCCTCCAAAAAGAATTCAAACCCAAGAGCGATCGTGCTAAGGAAGCCGTTGAGTCGGCTGTAAAGACCTTGGCTCAGCAAGCTCTCGAAGGGACCGCTGTTGTTTCCGACGACGCGATCAAGACGATCCAGGCCATCATCGCCTCGATCGATCAGAAGCTCTCGGAACAGGTCAACCTGATTCTGCACAACCCTGATTTTCAGCAGCTCGAAGGTGCCTGGCGTGGTTTGCACTACCTCGTCAACAACACCGAAACCGACGAAATGCTGAAGATCCGCGTCTTCAACATCTCGAAGAAAGAACTCGGCAAGACGCTCAAGAAGTTCAAGGGAACGGCTTGGGATCAGAGCCCGATCTTCAAGAAGATGTATGAAGAAGAATACGGCCAATTCGGTGGCGAGCCCTACGGCTGCCTCGTGGGTGATTATCACTTCGATCACAGCCCACCCGATGTCGAATTGCTCGGCGAAATCTCGAAGGTTTGCGCCGCTGCTCACGCTCCGTTCATCGCCGGTGCTTCCCCCACGCTCATGCAAATGGATTCGTGGCAGGAACTCTCGAACCCTCGCGATCTGACCAAGATCTTCGGCACCGCCGAATACGCTCCTTGGCGTTCGCTCCGCGAATCGGACGATTCACGCTACATCGGCCTAGCGATGCCACGCTTCCTCTCGCGATTGCCTTACGGCGCGAAGACCGACCCAGTCTCGGAATTCGACTTCGAAGAGGATGTCGAGAACGCTGATCACAGCAAGTACACCTGGTCGAACGCTGCTTACGCGATGGCCACGAACATCAACCGTTCGTTCAAGCTCTACGGCTGGTGCTCGCGTATTCGCGGTATCGAATCGGGCGGTGCCGTGGAAGGCTTGCCTTGCCATACGTTCCCCACCGACGACGGTGGCGTGGACATGAAGTGCCCCACCGAAATCGCGATCAGCGACCGCCGCGAAGCGGAACTCGCCAAAAACGGTTTCATGCCACTCGTGCACAAGAAGAACTCGGACTTCGCCGCGTTCATTGGTGCTCAGTCGCTCCAGAAGCCACAGGAATACGACGATCCCGATGCCACGGCCAACGCCAACCTGTCGGCCCGTCTCCCTTACTTGTTTGCCACTTGCCGCTTCGCTCACTATCTCAAGTGCATCGTTCGCGACAAACTGGGTTCATTCAAAGAAAAGGAAGACATGCAGGGTTGGCTCAACCGCTGGGTGTCGAACTACATCGAATACAACCCGAAGCTCGCTTCGGAAGAAGACAAAGCTCGCCGCCCACTCGCTGCAGCTGAAGTGACCGTCGAAGAAGTGGAAGGTAACCCAGGTTACTACTCTTCGAAGATGTTCCTCCGCCCCCACTACCAGCTGGAAGGTTTGACCGTGTCGCTGCGACTCGTGTCGAAACTCCCATCGGGCAAGGGTGGTTAGTAGCGAAAGTCTCCACCAGATCAAGCGGCGGCGCGGCCCACAAAGGCACGCCGCTCGTAAGCTCTGCTGGTGACTGGCAATCGAAGCGGATCAAACGAACAAAGTCGCGGAGTCGGAGGGTTCCATCCTGAAAACTCCCTCCGCGATTTTTTTCGAATGGGGCCTGCCAGGGATGTGCTCATCACCTGTTAGGCCAAGGATTAGGATGCTTGTCCACGGAGCGGCACTCCCAGCGGATGGGGTTTCACCGGAGGAGAGGCGAACCAGATTTCCTGAAAGATTTGGTTCTGGAAGGTGAGTAGGGCGGGGCATGTGTGAAACACAGCCTGTGGCAAATTGCCAACGGCTGATGGGCTTTTGCAGCAACCTCGAGCACTGCTCGCCAGTGGTTTTCGAACGATGGGGTTAATTTTCCCCAAGAAAACGATTCCCCAGGTAGTAATCTCCCTCACGACTTGGCAGAATTTTCGAAAATCGTTCCAAGGAATCAAAAAAGTCGGCGAATACGTTGCGTCTGATCTGGCCACAAGCGGAGAAGAGGCAGCAAATTCCAAGACGGATTTAGATCAGAAATCAAACTGCAGCGGTGCTGGTGATCGTGCTCACACGGCCCGCTGCCATCGTAGTAATTCGTGGGCAAAACAGTTTTCTGTCTCGCATTGAACTAAAGGAACGTTCGCATGATTCTGCTCAAACTTGATGGTGTTACCGGCGACTCGCAGATCCCAGGTTACGAAGACTGGATTGCCTGCACCAGCTGCAGCTGGAACATTGAACGTACGTTTTCGGAATCGGCCAAGGCTGGTACCCTCGACGTGAACGTCGGTGTTGCTGAAATCCCACCAATTACCCTCGGCAAGTCGTTTGACGTGGCGAGCGTCTACCTGATGCAAAACGCCATCGCTGGCGGTGCTCTGGGAACCGCTGCTCAGATCCACTTCCTCAGCACTTCGGGTACCGAAGGCACTGGCGCTATCTACCTCGAATACAAACTGTTCAATCCGATTGTGGCCAGCTGGAGCATCAGCGGCGACGAAGATGAACGTCCGACGGAAGAAGTGACCCTGTGGTACTGGAAGATTTGGATGCAGTACTACGCCTCGACCGACGGTAAGAACTACGTCGGTAAGGGTAACAAGGGTTGGGATCGTACCAAGAACAAGTCGTGGGACGGCAAGTAATTTGCCCCTCCCCGATAGGCAGCGGGTTCTCTCGGGAAGCCCACGTTTCCCGAGATCTCTGCTGCCAATCAGTGTCAGATTTCGGCTGACTGGACGAGTGGCTATCGCAGCGTGAGCGTTTTTTGCTCCGCTGCTGGATGACAGCTCGACGCCGAATCTAGCGACCTTCGCTCGAGAATATCGCCTGCCAGTTCCAACTCGGAGTTGGCAGGCGACAACTCTCCTGGATCCTTCAGCGTGCTGCACGAAGCGCACGTCAGTCGAGCCTCTGCGATACTTCCATCGCTGGCTTGTCATCAACATGATTATTACGCTGATTTACTTCGCGAGAGAAAGTGAGCCCTTCGGTGGACGCCCTCAGTACCCTTCGCGATGGCAATCTCGACACCGCTCTAGCCGAATTGAGCCAGAAAATCCGCAGCAATCCGGGTGATCCCAAGCTGCGAGTTTTTCTCTTTCAGTTGCTTTGCGTTCAAGGCCAATGGGATCGCGCTCTCACGCAACTCGGCGTCTCGGGCGATATGGACCCGATCGCGATGCCGATGGTGCAGACCTATCGGGAAGCGATTCGCTGCGAACTTTTGCGAAGCGACATTTTCACCGGCAAACGCACACCGCTGATCTTCGGCGAACCGGAGGAATGGATCGCGCTGCTGATGCAGTCGCTCGAGCAAACGGCGAAGGGTCACATCGCTGAGGGGGAAACGCTCCGCCAACAAGCGTTCGAGCTCGCTCCCGTCACTTCCGGCGTGATCAAAACGGCGAATCGAGTTCCCGAAGGGGAGAGCGAGTCGTTCACCGAAACCCCGTTTGAATGGCTCTCGGACGCCGATTCGCGTCTCGGTCCGATCATCGAAGCGATCGTGAACGGCCGCTATTACTGGATTCCTCTGCATCGCATTCGCCGCATCGATGTCGAGAAACCCGAGGATTTGCGCGACTACGTTTGGACGCCGGTCCATTTCCAGTGGGCCAATGGTGGTGAAGTGGTGGGGCTCGTCCCCACACGCTATCCGCTGACCTTCAACAGCACCGATCCACTGCTGAAGCTCTCGCGCAAGACTGAGTGGAACGAAATTGCCGAAGGGGTTTACCACGGCCTCGGGCAACGAATGCTCACCACCGATGCCGGCGACTATGCTCTGATGGATGTGCGACAAATTCGCCTCGATGTGGCTCTCGATGCGTCGATGAAGAGCCCTGAAGAAGCGGTCGCCCTCGACGTTTCGCCAGAACTACGGGCCGGTAGCGTCGACGGAGAGTCCACGGATGGCTGAGTTAACCACGCAAGAGCGTTTGCAGCCGTCGCTCCTCGATCGGCTTACTGATGAAGAGCCGCAGCAAGGACAGGAATCTCGCAATCGGCGCGTGTTGTCGCTGCAACGTTTGCGCGAAAGTGTGCTTCGCGATCTTGCCTGGCTCCTGAACACCACGAATCTCGGTGACCGAACCCTGGAGTACGAAGCCCCGTTTGTTGAATCGTCGGTGCTGAACTATGGGGTGCCCGATTTCGCGGGGCTCACCAGCAGCAGCGTCGACGGGGGCCAGTTGCAGCGACTGGTGAAGCAAGCGATCTGGAATTTCGAGCCCCGCATTCTGCGCGAGACACTCGAAGTGAACATCAGCGCCGATGGTGGCCGGATGGACCAAAACAGTTTGATTTTTGAGATTTCGGGAGAGCTCTGGGCCCAGCCGGTGCCGCTCGAATTGTTCCTCAAGACCCAAGTAGACCTCGAAACTGGAAGTATCTCGATTGCCGACTTTGTCCGTTGATTAGCAGGGGCAGCCCCTCGTTTTCATCGCCGCGCAGTCAGGTTGGAAGGAACGCTCCCTCAGTCATGGATCCTCGGCTCCTCAAATTCTATAACCGCGAACTACAGCATCTCCGTGAGATGGGGGCGGAGTTCGCATCGGAATTCCCCAAGATCGCCGGACGATTGACCCTCGATGGTTTCGAGTGCGTCGATCCCTACGTCGAACGATTGCTCGAGGGCTTTGCATTTCTTGCTGCTCGCGTTCAGCTCCGCATCGATTCGGAGTTCCCTCGCTTTACGCAGCATTTGTTTGAAATTGTCTACCCGCACTATTTGGCTCCGACCCCCTCGATGGCTGTGGTGCAGTTCGAGCCCGACTTGAAGGTCGGCGCGCTCGCCGATGGCTACACCATTCCGCGAGGTGAGTCGATTCGCAGTTTGCTTGGCAAAGGGGAAACGACTGCCTGCGAATATCGCACTGCCCAAGACTGCACGCTGTGGCCCCTCGAGATCGTCGAGGCGGAGTATTTCAGCCGCGATGCCGCTTCGATCGAAGTGCCGAATGTGGCAGGGCTCAAGGCGGGCATTCGATTGCGGATTCGTACGACCGCTGGCCTCAAGTTCAAAGACACCAAACTCGATCGTCTGACGTTGTTCCTGCGTGGCGCTGGCGATTTGCCGATGCACCTCTATGAGCAAATCTTGGGCAATCCGCTTGGATTTGTCGTGCGTCCGACGACCCGCCCGATCCCGTGGCAAGTGGTGAATGAAGCGAGCAAGATCCAGCCTCGCGGCTTTGCCGAGAACGAAGCGCTCCTCCCTTACGGCCCTCGATCGTTTCAAGGCTATCGGCTGCTGCAAGAGTATTTTGCTTTTCCCCAGCGGTATCTGTTTGTCGATCTGACCGGGCTGAAGTCGGCCGTATCGCGCTGCGAAGAGCAAGAACTCGACATCATTATTCTGCTGTCGCGAGCCGAACAGCGTCTCGAGTCGTATGTCTCGGCCGAGTCGTTTTCGCTTCACTGCACCCCGGCGATCAACTTGTTTCCCAAGTCGGCTGATCGTATTCACCTGAGCGACAAGTTCAGCGAGCATCACGTCATTCCCGATCGCACCCGTCCGATGGACTTCGAGGTGTACGAAGTGAAGGGAATCCAAGGCTACGGCGCTGAAGTCGAAGATGAACAGACGTTCTTCCCGTTTTATGCCTCGAGCGACGTGAACTCGGGACACGACGGGATGGCCTACTACACGGTGCATCGTTTGCCACGTGTGCTCTCGACGAATCAGAAAAAATACGGCCCCCGCTCGAGCTATATCGGCTCCGAAGTTTTTGTCTCCCTCGTTGATGGTCGTGAAGCGCCATACTCTCACAATCTGCGGCAACTGGCCATCGATACGCTTTGCACGAATCGCGATCTTCCGCTGCAAATGCCGGTGGGAAAGAGCACGACTGATTTCACGCTCGATACCGGAGCGCCGGTGAATTCGGTTCGCTGCTTGTCGGGCCCCACACGCCCCAAACCCTCGCACAGCTTTGGCGAAGGGGATTTCGTGTGGCGCTTGATCAGCCACTTGTCCCTGAATTATTTGTCGCTGGTCGATGGCGACGAGCGTCATGGGGCGGCTGCGCTCCGCGATATCTTGCGGCTCTATGGCGATGCCAATGACGCTGCGATTCGGAAGCAAATCGAAGGTGTGCGATCGGTGGCCGCCCGTCCAATCACTCGCCGCATTCCGACTCCGGGGCCGATCACGTTTGGTCGTGGCCTCGAGATTGCAATCACCTGCGATGAAGCGGCGTTTGAAGGAAGTGGCGTCTTCCTGCTCGGCGCTGTGCTCGAACAATTTTTCGCCCGTTACGTTTCGATCAACTCCTTTACTGAAACGGTCGTCCACTCGAGCGACCGTGGCACTGTGATGCGATGGCCAACGAGAATCGGACGTCGACACACCGCGTAGAGCTGCTCAAAGCTCTCGCGGCGGCGCCCCATCAATTCGATTTCTATCAGGCACTGCGTCGTATCGAAGCAGTGTTTAAGGACAAGCCGCGCATAGGTGAATCGCTGCGATTGGCCGATGATCCCGTTCGTTTTGCCCAAGAGCCGAGCTTGATC
This window of the Pirellula staleyi DSM 6068 genome carries:
- the tssK gene encoding type VI secretion system baseplate subunit TssK; its protein translation is MRNLPVHWYEGLFLRPHHFQAADRAASEHAATGEQWDHPYNYGLVALDISREALANNQFEVRVLKARMQDGTLVSLEFGEEPDRLNLRDDVLAMNQALASLEEAFDARPVVRVYLAVPKLKMGRANVANTTDTEPPPRYISQRMLSQDEAMGGNEQEIELRNLNVKLLLSTQDRTGYECLPIAQVKRASASNARPQLDDSYIPPVVAIDAWQYLARDIVRSIYDVIGQKIEVLAGQITSRGVGLESRHPGDLDRLLMLSEINAAYNALAILGFAQGVHPIAAYTELCRIVGQLSIFAPERRTDPVLPYDHDNLCEIFRDVKLRIETLLNMVRDYEYEQRYFEGVGLGMQVSLESKWFNSDWQWYVGVNKGDLTTQEIRDLLSPGQLDWKLGSSRQVEILFKQRAEGVRLNPMDRAIRALPVQQEWVYYEVSKNESPAWRDVQATQTLAMRLKDSLIVNLDRLQGQRQMVISHRGKQVPLQFALFAVPNRQ
- the tssA gene encoding type VI secretion system protein TssA, which produces MISNLDIDKLLAPISEDSPCGENLEYDADYAEMAKAAEGKGDQQFGKTVIAAEEPDWKTVRSLAVSLLGRSKDLRIADFLTRASIRLDGLPGLHGGLSVIHGLCERFWPTVHPQLDPDDDNDPTIRVNTIATLCDPLTTLKAVREMPFVKSKLGMFSYRDLLVARGEMPPPASGNKTEMSSLDAAFAECDPNLLLSLAESAKECLRLSMGIEAVVTDQVGTSNAPNLEDLTDMLRGINKHLQDRVQQRGLNKQPEPEPVEEDAPAESSSGSTATASTSASQPMRITGEISSREDVIRTIDKICEYYRRYEPSSPVPLFLNRAKRLASKSFLDILRDLTPDALSQALSLGGISDASELQADDDDM
- the tssB gene encoding type VI secretion system contractile sheath small subunit, producing MAKTSSQKFIARNRAPRVQIEYDVEVYGAEKKVQLPFVMGVMADLSGKPAEPLAAVADRKFLEIDVDNFDERLKSMKPRVAFNVPNTLTGEGNVAVDITFESMDDFSPAAVARKVEALNKLLETRTQLANLLTYMDGKSGAEDLIGKVLKDPSLLQALASAPKPEAPAAE
- the tssC gene encoding type VI secretion system contractile sheath large subunit; the protein is MSMDPSLQSAQQGAETTFASSDFSSLLQKEFKPKSDRAKEAVESAVKTLAQQALEGTAVVSDDAIKTIQAIIASIDQKLSEQVNLILHNPDFQQLEGAWRGLHYLVNNTETDEMLKIRVFNISKKELGKTLKKFKGTAWDQSPIFKKMYEEEYGQFGGEPYGCLVGDYHFDHSPPDVELLGEISKVCAAAHAPFIAGASPTLMQMDSWQELSNPRDLTKIFGTAEYAPWRSLRESDDSRYIGLAMPRFLSRLPYGAKTDPVSEFDFEEDVENADHSKYTWSNAAYAMATNINRSFKLYGWCSRIRGIESGGAVEGLPCHTFPTDDGGVDMKCPTEIAISDRREAELAKNGFMPLVHKKNSDFAAFIGAQSLQKPQEYDDPDATANANLSARLPYLFATCRFAHYLKCIVRDKLGSFKEKEDMQGWLNRWVSNYIEYNPKLASEEDKARRPLAAAEVTVEEVEGNPGYYSSKMFLRPHYQLEGLTVSLRLVSKLPSGKGG
- a CDS encoding type VI secretion system tube protein Hcp, which codes for MILLKLDGVTGDSQIPGYEDWIACTSCSWNIERTFSESAKAGTLDVNVGVAEIPPITLGKSFDVASVYLMQNAIAGGALGTAAQIHFLSTSGTEGTGAIYLEYKLFNPIVASWSISGDEDERPTEEVTLWYWKIWMQYYASTDGKNYVGKGNKGWDRTKNKSWDGK
- a CDS encoding type VI secretion system accessory protein TagJ, which gives rise to MDALSTLRDGNLDTALAELSQKIRSNPGDPKLRVFLFQLLCVQGQWDRALTQLGVSGDMDPIAMPMVQTYREAIRCELLRSDIFTGKRTPLIFGEPEEWIALLMQSLEQTAKGHIAEGETLRQQAFELAPVTSGVIKTANRVPEGESESFTETPFEWLSDADSRLGPIIEAIVNGRYYWIPLHRIRRIDVEKPEDLRDYVWTPVHFQWANGGEVVGLVPTRYPLTFNSTDPLLKLSRKTEWNEIAEGVYHGLGQRMLTTDAGDYALMDVRQIRLDVALDASMKSPEEAVALDVSPELRAGSVDGESTDG
- the tssE gene encoding type VI secretion system baseplate subunit TssE; this encodes MAELTTQERLQPSLLDRLTDEEPQQGQESRNRRVLSLQRLRESVLRDLAWLLNTTNLGDRTLEYEAPFVESSVLNYGVPDFAGLTSSSVDGGQLQRLVKQAIWNFEPRILRETLEVNISADGGRMDQNSLIFEISGELWAQPVPLELFLKTQVDLETGSISIADFVR
- the tssF gene encoding type VI secretion system baseplate subunit TssF, yielding MDPRLLKFYNRELQHLREMGAEFASEFPKIAGRLTLDGFECVDPYVERLLEGFAFLAARVQLRIDSEFPRFTQHLFEIVYPHYLAPTPSMAVVQFEPDLKVGALADGYTIPRGESIRSLLGKGETTACEYRTAQDCTLWPLEIVEAEYFSRDAASIEVPNVAGLKAGIRLRIRTTAGLKFKDTKLDRLTLFLRGAGDLPMHLYEQILGNPLGFVVRPTTRPIPWQVVNEASKIQPRGFAENEALLPYGPRSFQGYRLLQEYFAFPQRYLFVDLTGLKSAVSRCEEQELDIIILLSRAEQRLESYVSAESFSLHCTPAINLFPKSADRIHLSDKFSEHHVIPDRTRPMDFEVYEVKGIQGYGAEVEDEQTFFPFYASSDVNSGHDGMAYYTVHRLPRVLSTNQKKYGPRSSYIGSEVFVSLVDGREAPYSHNLRQLAIDTLCTNRDLPLQMPVGKSTTDFTLDTGAPVNSVRCLSGPTRPKPSHSFGEGDFVWRLISHLSLNYLSLVDGDERHGAAALRDILRLYGDANDAAIRKQIEGVRSVAARPITRRIPTPGPITFGRGLEIAITCDEAAFEGSGVFLLGAVLEQFFARYVSINSFTETVVHSSDRGTVMRWPTRIGRRHTA